tacttcttattagccacacttttacaacgattgtaaaacatagttactaatacggaatcatgcattcaagtagaagaacaaactgttttgaacttttcaagaacaatttacaacaccttcgaaaggtgtgtccttgacacttgcaagacatttcttgcaaataccccttccaatgtccatcctttcataaagaaagtttgttcccttggagttatttatcttctttatttgactttcacctttgactacattagtcattgtccctaaactcccactatctctcttgaaacctttttcaattgtgttatacacatcaaacaattttggagagcatgtggtttttgttcactacatagtttacaataaacttagtgaacgattaggatagggaaacaaaggtgaagtccttgcctagtttccgtctcgttaagtgatttatcacttcaacacttaatgattcaaaatcatcataagtccatgttaatggactatttttgtcaaccaaccattatgttctaaacataattacaaaccttcaagagttgtacaaggcaactctcatttcttcatacaacaatttgtaagtgaagaaacatggcacataaagtgttcatacctttgtgctttcttctcaagttctttgttcatttaacaaagaaataagcactagtgtttgcattgactaagagttgttcaaagcaactcctatttcttcatacaacaattgtaattgaagaattatgacatttaatagtgttgtcctctttatgatagacattttctaacatattcttctaatgatacattatcaataggaagattgtgaggatgagactactttggtacttttacaagccattaaagacaatctatggttttgtagtaccaagtccgtaaactaaacgttcggttttgtcaagtgttggatagcgtttgcaaatatattggtaatcaaatacataacgaatataaattgattgattttaagccatttgattcgggtctttaaatcaaaatagcaccacccactatttttggcaaattccatatccctcataggaattcgagagttttggatgaaactcctagtaggttatgggaggctcactattaccaagcccacctcacgatgatacgatgtatggctagcaacaataataatgagagagtacgcttactcatttgcaactaatgcaagtacccatcttatttggcctctagagaatgtcacctcacaatgatatgatgttggctccatttcacttagttaagttcttcccaccatgcttagtgtgtgaaggggttcaagaatagcctcacgatgatacgatgtatagctatcctcgttgcctacactcacctcatcatatgtatatggattcctcctgagtataagcatgcactttgtactcccccatgatagggtgaagccggtgtacaagtcataaacgattggatcccaccacggtggaaggccacgaagagatattctaaacatctctcgcttatcaacttaatattggtttgattgagggttttaggtctcatcacatataaacatacattttaatctctattaaaactattttagtcctattacaactattggtccatctcattgttttagttgtacataatactcccactatgcttttaaaacgatttttaaagcaagagtatatgatactactaacataaactttgcattcatttgatggactacatagttgccttagggcctaaggatgattatgaacctttgtttagattcaacacgagccttgtgttgaacctcggtctaggaatgaagattgattttagttacgcgtttaatcacattaaggcgtgttgtcttatgggcgttggacccaactacttcattttcatgcatatcgtataaagcaagaaagaagtacttcaaagtaaaggtgagcttatgctcattacaacatttgcatataacaaattactttaaagtaaagaagagcttaagcccttttacaacatttgatcaaatcaaattacaaccaaaatttaatctacacattcccatggttcaaacaaatttgaaacgcctttcacatagctcaattatattaggcttaggttcataatcaccctttaattaattaacactttaactaattaattgaatgcaacattttcatttggtttttgtatccataagattgatttaaatggagctaaacaaaatgaaaatccaattctcatttaaagagacaaaacaattttgttctcatcctatttgggccatcttgcaattaacctcaacttttgggccatattgcaaatacaaaaacttttggggtcactttgtataatacacaaaagtcacaacttcatgtaaatacaactagaacccaaactttaatcaatgcaaaaacttcattaaaggaacaaaacaatttgtcctttagcgtttttggacctaaacgtaaaaacgtaaacttttgggccaaagtgcaaatacacaaaagtatcaaaactttatgtaattgcataaaagccccaaaagtactccctttgagggagtggctggttttagggagggataaggttggtgtgtgtgttgatttgtgagttttgtcaaaaacatgcaagtgtatgtaagataagatatgtttttgaaataattcaaacacaattatttcaatcatcatttatacaaatatttaacactttaaatacataataaatcatttaaaaacatatcacataaactttatgaaataattcaaaactttgaatcaaaacaccaaacctttttgttcttggcaagaacatcaagaacaatgaagaacatccatgaaaaacccaaatttttccatgaatttttttcacccaaaaacattccaaaaccattcttacttaagggaaataacatctaaccaaactagggtacttaggggttccaaagaacacattaaaacacttttaacaagtcaaacaagaacccaaaaatccaccctttggatttggccgaattttcccaaaagcatggcaccaaattttagctccaatattcatgctcatatgaacaacatctacaacatttgagatagcaaattttccaacaaaatttactttcaaagaagcaagaataaagcttgtaacaattacaacttttagatcacaaacttatgaactacaaaacacaaaaggattcaccaactactagacctaggctctgataccacttgaaggaaatcttttgggaaaaacatgttcatttgagcaacatcatatagcatgcaattaacaattaaaggcggaatcatgcttatatgtactcaaaaacaaaacatgaccatgaaattcaaagcctagtagattggtgaaccaataatcaactcaaaaacaaagtgagttgaaatttacctttgtagattcctctttgcataagcaaaggctaatcacccaaagagatagggccttcattccttgcttcttagatccatggatttggatggaagaataggttctccaagttcccaaaattgagaacctctaagtctctacaccaaggagagattggatgatgaatgagtgaccttggaggattagatgactagctaatcacctccaaggtgttggcctctttagagagaaaatggagagacaattctcacccattttccccaaaaataaacccttatttcacttaatgaatatttagttataaagtcatttatatagtcacttctttaagtgacctaaataaccaaacaaccctaattcatctaatatggccaTTTAggggaattttgggcttttgggctttaatgaatctttattcattaaattgtcatacaacttaagttaatgggcttgacgttcgaagcccattgggccttaaggtccaaaactatcccgaagtctttaacgaacttattcgtttgattaattaacatattaattaatccttgccataaataattaaaccattcaattaatcttactcatttcatttatttcgtccatctctaccttacacggtgtacgatccattaggttccttttagcgaggtagtgggcgattaaaaccattttacatcgattgtgaattgaaactattttcaattctccctttagtgattacacacgtttagggcttccacaaaccatgagtgacacctagccgtatgtcatggttacccaagctaatcagaagaggtggagaacctattcagtctgggattacaaatgcaatacggtccttctctaatctaatactcttgaccacattgtttggtttgatagtttattttctcatgtctactatccaatgtgtgtcttgtgcttatatgattaccttgaatgtgattaggaacgcattcccaaatctcattcatactctggccagagattcaaatcatatcagagagtattctccttcaaacggtttgaaggttagagatcccttgttgcgcattcactcgtctccatagctaagcggcttgaccccaacgatgccgtggacaccctcctggtgggatgactttgacataatcaaagatcaaggtcttaaccacaagacaactatgatgcctcaggtcaaaggactactttgcattatcccaaccatgagttctcatgtgacatggaatatgagaactcttcgttgatcgcgttcagtgaactcattctctattgagcacctaccgtacttgtcttgatgtcacacacaccaatgactagagactaatcactctccctgagagaagacatagtacgtaccgatcttgacggactgtcaatgcccaattggcaatcctatgatcaggaacgtttaggatgtgtctacgaaagaatggtctcaagaatctaacttcattagattacattctcccaatcacaaattccttggactttattgtttaagcatataacatttatatgagacggctcaaacaataatgtatgccctttatatgtaaaactagattagtttaacatgtgaaatgtccgtaaagtatcatcacatgattggctttagggcacatttccaacatcaaCCTTTCTCGATTCTCCTTCTTCAGCAACCTCCACATTGACATGAGCCATCATTGGCTCAGTTGTCAAGTAATCACCTTCCATAGTATCAGGCTGATCAGGTCTAGCACCAAACATGGCGGATAGTACATATGCcatgttgatatgaaaattgCTAGGCTCGGGCATATCCTCTTTCTTGCTCCCAATCTAGTCCATGAATTCATCCAACCAAGTCATCGCATCTGCTAGAAGTAATGGTTCTGGTGCCCCTCATGTTGATTCATGCCCGCATACAGCGTTTGCTTTGGAACTTTACCAAAAGGATCCACCAATGGCAGAGAAGGTGGTTTCCTTTCAGATGAAAcagttccaaaacaaataggCTCTGGCTTCCATCTGGGAGTTGGTACCATGATCAGATTTTCTTGAGCCCTCATCAAGATCCTATACTTCCCAAGGTGTTGGCTCTGCGGCACATGATTCCCCTCGCTTTCTGTCTTGCTATTGGCCTTTTCCACCTCTTTCTTACTCCTCCAGCGGAGCTGACTACTCCCCCCAGATGACACTTTCTccaacttttgatttttggatGCTTCAGACGTTGCAAGGGTTTTTAAGGagttcatgtaggctttgtgttaCCTTTGGACCCTTCTGACCATTGAGGCTCCCATTTGTTTAACAGGCTGTCCATTCTTCCCAACCACGTACCATTTCCTCCCAAGGAGGGCAGGGTTATCTTTCTGGACAGGATTTGTTATCCTATCACTCCTCTTGGTTTCTCTTCCCATGTGGCCGTATTGAGAATGCTCTGTACCCCtctcttttgggtttttaacATCCTTGTCTTCTGCTTCCTCAGAAACTTCATGATTACGGAATATTTCTGATAAAGCTCTTGGTTGGGAATCGCCTCCTAACCGTTGAAAAACACTCCGGGAAATGTCTCTTCCTGTTGCCCGTCTGGCTCTTTCGCGGgcttctttccttttttcttcttccttcctcctaaTCAGCTCATAATCCATGAGGATTCCTACGGGTGGTATTTCGAGCTCACACTTGCATTGGCATTTGCTGCACAACACCATCCCCTTGATTATGGCTGCTTTTGGAGGTTCAGGCATTTTGATTATCCCCTCTGTGGGTTTATCAGCCAATCTTCTTTCCTCCACTTCCCttgtgattttttcttttcccttctcaGCCCATGCCATACTGATCATATTTATAGGGGTCTCTGAGAATGGAACTGCAGGTTTGTCCACCACCGCCTCCTTTGGCTGGCTGGTTTTAAGTCTCTTTTCCTCCCTATCATCTTTTTCCCCAAGCTGTGGTAAAGATGTAGGAATAGTTGGCCTTTTAACCATATCTGCTTTCTTTCTGGAGCCTGTGGAGGCGTTCTCCAATCTTTGCAACATCTGCAACAATGTAGTTTGCAAATCTTCTAGCATGTTTGACATATGTCTTCTGATCAAAtggatcccaccgggcgtgccaaaactatgttcgtggcagGAAATTCCGTCGGGGAATGTtccctggccgacgagcacacagctccccgagaggttggcgccggttgatggttattgtcgggcttctgctttactggcgggcttgtcgggcaaggctgaaagagaaggacaaagttaactttgaaaggtgcctttgtggggccttaggtataagcattgaggctcacaatcaagattaacttttacgtgctcaggcgtgccactgccatcttcagcatggcagatgtaaaatggatgtcgagttttagttgtatatatgctCGAGAGACCGTGTTAGTTatgataggtgcctttgtggagccttaagtataggccttgaggcttccagtCAATAACTAAACCGGTACTCAAACATATAACGTTTGTTTCATTGATTTCAGGAgtcttataaccattatacttcttaTTACCCGAGCCCGAGGAACAGagtgaatccaaataggtgcctttgtggggccttagatgtaggccttgaggcttcctatcagaattaACTCTATACTCAAACACTCTAGCCtgaagagcagaatgaatccaaataggtgcctttgtaaggccttagatgtaggccttgaggcttcccatcagaattcattatgtactcaaacgttctatgataatcataatataatagaaataaaactaagggataggttgattacttgcgccccaagtaacttcggacttcttgtttatcaagggctgtcgtggatgggttaagtccacataaggttcttttttatgccttgaggccaaggacttttgaatgatcaaatttacatgcccgagggcttagaacttagatctggtttgaactatgaagatatattcaaatcggattcaagtactgagagagtcttttaatagtcaccttactagaaataacttgaatacaactggaagtatacaacatattgctaggctaatgaatgaaaagacaaaaataaagaaggtcgggcaaggtttaaccttgtcgggcaaggctgatcgtcttgcaacttcctatctttgtggtttatcgaGGGGTTTGAAAGCTTCAGAAAATGGGGTaaggagatgagtttacagaaaaaaatcgatactacagcaagagttgaacagggtagcagagctattacaaaggtttgaatgaaggtttatcccgagagggatgaaggcttgggctgactacagcttcgtttgaaggcaaatctggcttttgagcagaatttgtgcttgcatttgtttgtttgagtgtccttattcctggtttctctttcttcttttataggtaactcggcttggcctcctgtaacAACAACCTTGCCCCAATGTAGCCggaagggtagtgactcatcagctattttacttgtactgccactatAAAGTACTTTACGGGCTGTATAgctggtcagtctataccacttggcctttgggtaggtgagcaagtggtcttcatgagctgcaccaagtcagaaaaggcctttTCTACTTTCTGGGTTTCGGCTAGGCTTTGACCATCTCCCCTTCTAGGCttccttttgggccaactccttcCTAAGCCCAAAGTTCAAATTTTACTCCAAACAGTGCGCAAAGTCCTTTATTGTAGCGATGCTCTGTTGTTGGTTTACCTGATGCAACTAGTAGCTTAGTTGTTGGTTTCTTGTGCAGTTCCTCCTCAGAGTTGGCTATGCTTACTAGTTTTGTTGGTGGTTTTGTGCGTTTTCTCCTATATGATGGGTTATGAAGGGATTAAACACTTCATTTTCACGATGAACTCTTTTGGTTTTGGAGTGTTGGTTGCATTGGTTTACCCTCGAATTTCACATAATAAAAAACACTCCCCCATTAACAACCTTAAATATCTTTTGAATACGCAAGAGAAGGTGTGACAGTAAGCACCGAGACTTGTGCAAGAGCTTAAtttcaatattttgaaaaactgAGGGACGGATCTTGGTTCTGTCTCTAGACATCAATAGCTATAAAAATAGAACAACAGGTCACCAATTTGTAGAAGCATTGTTTCTATTGTTTAAAGATATAAACAAAAGTAGAGACGCTTAAACCTCTGAAGCTAGTGAAGCTTTTTCTTGTAGTGTATTCATCGTCACTCTCAGTCATCGACACTCATTCGACAGTCATTCTTCTTGTGCCCACGTCAGAAATGAAACAAACAACGAAAACATCCACATGAAGAAGATATACTAATGGTAAGTTTAGATTGCCAATCAATTGTTAAATCCATGGATATTAATGGTGAGCAAAAACAAACTGAATAGGAAACCAACTAAAGTGGGGCCATGCACGTAAATCCCCCTAAACTGAGAAGGAAAGGAAGGGAAACGGTCAACAAGACACTAATATGTAATGTCCTAATGCAACTAGGGTTTTGTACATGAACAAGGATTGAAGTCAGAGATCTATATACGGGGAGGTCTATTTGATTATCTTTCAAAACATATTGTTACCTGTGAGCAGAATCAGATTATCAACTAGGCCGCCCGTGATCAGAAACCTaattaaaaacaacaacaaaaaaaccctACGAGGTCAAATCATGATTGCTACCAAAGTTCAGAAACCCTAGCTTTAGCTATCTCGAATATGGCGAAGCGCTCCAATGACTCCAATTCTTACCGTTGTCAGACAATAAGAAGGTAACACTCTCGctctagctctctctctctctctctctctctctctctctctctcatatggGGAATTGTGGGTACGAATTTAAACTTTCTAAAATTTGTTAGTAGTTAGTACTTAGTAGTTACCCGACCGAGAGGTGATTGAAAAACTTGAATAGTTTTGTGTTGTTTGTTTCAGTGGGTTGGATGTTGTTCGTGGTGGTGCTACGAGCGGATGTCGTGGCTCAGAACGGTTAGCACAGCATTATGGTGCTGATGCTGTTCGAGACACCTCAAATACGACCAGCGAGGTCACTAAGTATAGGAGGAATTGGAGGAAAATGGCTGCTCAAGGTGGCACATTTGAAACGCAGGACCTCAAGAGTGAAATTACTAATGATAGCACCTCTTATAAGGTCGGGAAAGTCGAGGAGTATACTACTCAAGGCAGCACGTATGAAACGCAGGACCTCAATACTCATGGCACCTCTTGTAAGCCCCAAGGCAGCACGCCAGAAAAGCAGCACCTCAATTTTGATGACACCTCTTATACGGTCGAGGAGTATAGGCAACGGAGGGGAATCAATGTTGAAGGTTGTGGTGATATTCCAAACCCCATCAGGACTTTTGATGACACTCGGTTTCCAAGGTAcctactttttaattttttttcttgttttaaacaAGTTAAATTGTTATATAATAGAGTAATGTAggtaaactaaatttgtaaactaatttacaaattaaaggATGTGttatcaataagaaataagcatgttaatcaacacttaagtaaaaattcaatcatcaactttcatgtcatttagtttataaaatttaatctccctagaATTACCCTATATAATAtaacaaacatatatataattattgagTGTTGATGATTTGATAACAAAGTGTCCTACATCGGTGAGGGATAGACCAATGCAAGGCTTATAAGGTATTGGACTAATCCCtgtattgtcaattggtttatGGGGAAATCTCAAATTCTTCGTGGTATTAAAGTAGGTTGTCCTTGGTTTGAAAGCCCAAAAAAGCCCAGGGGCAACACGTGCTCACGCATTCACCCAAtttgttgtccacgtgtaggcttgaaaattgaCCACATGTGAGAGGGTGTGTTGCAAGTTGATATGCTTGTGCAATATAAGAGATGGTCAGAAGGTAACCTCCTGATTTTGCTTTCAAAGTATAGTCCTGCATGGTATGCCTATGGAAAGATTAGTTTAGGCCATCAACTTGGACATCATCGATACTCCTTTTGGGCTGCAAATTGCTGGGCAACACTAGTTTACTCAATTCTTCCTTCACTTTACCTCCTTAGAGGCGCATCCTTATTTCCACAGGTATGGTTCTAAGTCCTTATTCTCATTAATTTGCCACAAAATTACACAATGACATGTTCCTTATATACATTTGTAATTGTACCTTATTTAATTACCAAAACTAATTGATGGGTTAGTAATCATGTTGGTCCTTCCATGAATATGTGACCCAAATTGGCAATGTCGCTATATATCTATACCTATTTGtttcaaataaaaaaccatatgcATACCAACTATGATTTTGGGGGCCTCATTTAAGTTTTGCTTATGACCCGCAAAATCTCAAGATCAACCTTACTTCTCAATGTttatgtagacatcgaaatttcggtgaaataaatgttgatcaataattaaaatttcaatgttcacgtgtcacataaattttacacatagcatgtgactcaacgaaaaatcgagaatcatcagaaaagtcatcaaacatgacacgtgtcaacacttggcagaaatgatttatttcatttgattatttaaatccaaaattcaagttttggaattctataaataggaagtcaaggcattcattttgggacacgaattcataaccaattcacctcacaccaaaaccttgaaactttgaaactccaaagctcccaagcaaatcctgaagaatcaagaaagatatctttgttcttcgtcaaatcctcattcaagaccaagccccaacggcccttgaagaacttcctcatttaaaatcaagccccaacggcccttgaagaacttccaccaattcaagatcaagctccgacggcccttgaagaaagtgttcatcattcatcattcgttcatccctagatcaagttccgacggccctttggatcaacgacgTCAACAAATCCGCACAATTGTttatcctaagatcaagccccaacggcccttggatcaacaacccaATCCACAAATCTACACATTACGAAGATCAAAtcagagactaaatttgtagaagagattgtaacccctaaatcattaatacaaatattattttgtacacatgttcttgtctcgttcatcgcaggaatttccgtgtttacagttTCAAACGAATATCGGTTCAGTTTTTAGATATGAAGCTCATGGCTGACACCATATGTACATGTATGCTTGCATGCATTAGCTTGTTAGATTCGGATCACACATTCAGACAAAAATTAACCTAATAGACCAAGTAAACAAACAGTTGCtttctaaatatttatttagTATATATTTTATGTCTAATGGGTTTTGATTTGTGAATTTAGATCTCAAGCATGGTTCATACCATTTGCATATGTGATCATTGAAAAGTACACATGGAGCTTTGTGGAGTTTTTGTGGTGTGGTGGCACAACTTTAGGTTGGTGGAACGAGCAGCGCATATGAGCTCCTATCTCTTTGCCTTCTTTGACACCATTCTACACTCCTTTGGATATAGTAATTTAGCATTTCTAATAACCGCCAAGGTGGCTAATGAAGATGTGTCACAGCGGCACAAGAAAGAGATTATGGAATTCGGGGACTCTTCTCCAATGCTTACCCCATTGGCAACACTTGCATTGCCCAATTTGTACTGCTTTGCTGGGTTTCTTAAGGAAGCAATCAATGGGAAGGGCATAGCACAAGTTTATGATACATTGACTTTGCAAATTCTGCTATGCGGGGCTCTGATTCTCATCAACCTACCCTTGTACCAAGCACTTTACCTAAGGAAAGACAAAG
This window of the Malus domestica chromosome 03, GDT2T_hap1 genome carries:
- the LOC139194326 gene encoding cellulose synthase-like protein E1, which gives rise to MELCGVFVVWWHNFRLVERAAHMSSYLFAFFDTILHSFGYSNLAFLITAKVANEDVSQRHKKEIMEFGDSSPMLTPLATLALPNLYCFAGFLKEAINGKGIAQVYDTLTLQILLCGALILINLPLYQALYLRKDKGKIPATVAFKSMAFAVVACTCFKFSY